In Vanessa tameamea isolate UH-Manoa-2023 chromosome 25, ilVanTame1 primary haplotype, whole genome shotgun sequence, a single window of DNA contains:
- the LOC113391515 gene encoding uncharacterized protein LOC113391515, with amino-acid sequence MRKTITGTFSGKINVVIIFQFLPFIMLIDRSQDTSEYWRETEILSLVRNNDFDIDYEKCEQKSPERSLVQFPSRRTVRPICRSTYDYQLCPQCPRFNNRTECELFRDSCVERKVHPSEYRNYCDKKYGKWRAMLIPADYSQCHCCDDCVFYRELDQSCVEDEYNFDSEEFLPVTTIDFRAGCNPYWGHPEQEMRALRCDQILRRCVPVTVPPLPTDTLSVRRNFRFEPPSGGSDCPISCRGFECRGGLVKEDECPLGAYLPDKELCNCCGKCSTYHQLNQKCAEFKKFVHNVNGTKEMEVEEEFLEPGCDDGLVCRQGVCQDIHSVQTSAGVRRKREERLLEANEPCKRELKYFKKKYGKDGHLHYNAPQCTPLWLYAPVQCRRFVCYCALEDGTFIQGIKVPRVEVSNMNCDCVREKCRTGSAVDCDGYGNYKEAMFTAHIERDEGKKSTKKETNVKTSTRSRPIRTGYEAALPTMPLT; translated from the exons ATGAGGAAAACAATAACCG gtacttTCAGCGGTAAAATTAATGTAGTTATTATCTTTCAGTTTCTCCCATTCATAATGTTGATAGACCGTAGTCAAGACACAAGCGAATATTGGCGCGAAACGGAAATCCTATCTCTCGTCCGGAACAATGATTTCGATATTGACTATGAGAAGTGTGAACAGAAAAGTCCGGAACGATCACTGGTTCAGTTTCCAAGTAGACGGACAGTCAGGCCGATATGTAGAAGTACTTACG ATTACCAACTCTGCCCTCAATGTCCACGCTTCAACAATCGCACCGAGTGTGAATTATTCCGTGACTCCTGtgt GGAGCGCAAAGTGCATCCCTCAGAATACCGCAATTACTGTGACAAGAAATACGGCAAGTGGAGGGCGATGCTTATACCCGCTGATTATAGTCAGTGTCACTGCTGTGACGACTGTGTTTTTTACAGAG AATTAGACCAGTCGTGTGTTGAAGACGAGTATAATTTCGACTCTGAAGAATTTTTACCAGTCACGACTATTG ATTTCAGAGCGGGCTGCAATCCATATTGGGGTCACCCAGAGCAAGAAATGAGGGCACTTCGTTGTGACCAAATCCTCCGGAGAT GTGTTCCTGTAACTGTCCCCCCATTGCCGACAGATACGCTAAGTGT CCGTCGCAATTTCCGTTTCGAACCGCCATCAGGTGGCAGCGACTGTCCCATATCATGCCGAGGCTTCGAGTGCCGCGGCGGTCTCGTGAAGGAGGACGAGTGTCCGCTCGGTGCTTATCTTCCAGATAAGGAGCTGTGCAATTGTTGTGGAAAATGCAGTACTTATCAtc AACTAAATCAAAAGTGTGCAGAGTTTAAAAAATTCGTTCATAACGTGAATGGCACAAAAGAGATGGAG gttGAAGAGGAATTCTTGGAGCCGGGCTGTGATGATGGCCTCGTGTGCAGACAGGGAGTTTGTCAGGATATCCATTCGGTCCAAACATCAGCTGGTGTCAGACGAAAGCGTGAGGAAAGACTGCTAGAGGCCAACG agcCATGCAAACGGGAGTTGaagtattttaagaaaaaatacggAAAAGACGGTCATCTACATTACAATGCACCACAATGCACCCCCCTGTGGCTCTACGCGCCCGTTCAA TGTCGAAGATTCGTGTGTTATTGCGCTCTTGAAGACGGCACGTTTATTCAGGGCATCAAAGTCCCACGCGTTGAAGTGTCAAATATGAACTGTG ACTGTGTCCGTGAGAAATGCCGCACTGGTTCTGCCGTTGATTGCGATGGTTATGGAAACTATAAGGAGGCAATGTTCACAGCACACATTGAGCGTGACGAAGGGAAAAAGAGCACGAAAAAGGAGACTAATG TGAAAACATCAACTCGATCCCGACCAATAAGAACTGGCTACGAGGCGGCACTACCGACGATGCCATTAACGtaa
- the LOC113391514 gene encoding plasminogen receptor (KT): MGNYISINLEDHYRRNEKFLQNLNEIAMERQIQLKNQMAERQRAMDLAKSRDLCLWYSVFYVSATAGLFTGFRRTKRAYFLFPLLPLTFVNLYYWDLAYGNKMHRLRMEAEHIMAHESDLLEVPCGLPTPSSIDQRRLDQEERSKIHPPLP, translated from the exons atgggAAATTATATTTCGATCAATTTAGAAGATCATTATAGAAGAAATGAAAAAtttcttcaaaatttaaatgaaattgca ATGGAAAGGCAAATTCAATTGAAGAATCAAATGGCTGAGAGACAGAGGGCTATGGACTTGGCCAAAAGTCGAGATTTATGCCTTTGGTACTCAGTATTTTATGTATCTGCTACGGCCGGCTTATTTACTgg GTTTAGGAGAACAAAAAGGGCGTATTTCTTATTTCCTCTCCTGCCACTTACATTTGTCAATCTTTATTATTGGGATCTTGCATATGGGAATAAAATGCATCGTCTCAGAA TGGAAGCTGAGCACATAATGGCACATGAATCTGATTTGTTAGAAGTGCCCTGTGGTCTGCCAACACCGTCCTCTATCGATCAACGTCGTTTGGATCAGGAAGAGAGGAGCAAGATTCATCCTCCCCTCCCATAA
- the LOC113391509 gene encoding mitogen-activated protein kinase 15: MSQIQANAKRDEKKKDVQNKVSKKSPEKNMSEIDEHILKRFDIKKRLGKGAYGIVWKAIDRKTKDVVAIKKIFDAFRNQTDAQRTFREIIFLQSFRNHPNIVKLHSIHRALNNRDIYLGFEYMETDLHNVIKRGNILKDIHRRYIMYQMLKATKYIHSGNVIHRDQKPSNVLIDSACRVKLADFGLARSVSSMYSGGEDGADPCLTDYVATRWYRAPEILIASKNYTKGIDMWSLGCILGEMLTGKPLFPGTSTVNQIERIMAALPRPSSEDIGVVCSGYGSSLIKELASANSRNASLTAQLSCAPKDASELVQQLLVFNPAKRLSAERALHHEYVSKFHREKDELILPSDVLLPLRDDKQMSVDDYRNKLYSIMAKGFQHCNEQPRKTYSSKSQIIATSTKSRSFQETSDVSKSYSKSKLSVSADQKLRPKPKPTDRPLKEFRSDQTIGKPMKATKYFETRGHEWLDNSHGDYFQVARSNPSDIFSGEKKNLQQRRNSTSFSTITIGDGCYGNQKHGVITASALMDLRTSIR, from the exons ATGAGTCAAATTCAGGCAAATGCAAAACGCGACGAGAAAAAGAAGGatgtacaaaataaagtatCGAAAAAAAGTCCGGAAAAAAATATGTCCGAAATCGATGAACATATACTAAAGaggtttgatataaaaaaaagattgggTAAGGGGGCCTATGGCATCGTCTGGAAGGCCATAGATAGAAAGACCAAGGATGTTgtggcaataaaaaaaatattcgacgCCTTCCGCAATCAAACGGACGCGCAGAGAACATTtcgtgaaataatatttttacagtctTTTCGTAATCATCCGAATATTGTTAAGCTGCACAGTATACACag agCGTTAAACAACCGCGACATATACCTTGGCTTCGAATACATGGAGACTGATTTGCACAATGTCATCAAACGGGGTAACATATTGAAGGATATACACAGGAGATATATAATGTATCAGATGCTGAAGGCGACCAAATATATACACTCTGGGAATGTGATACATAGAGATCAAAAACCTAGTAATGTACTTATCGATAGTGCTTGTAG gGTGAAGTTAGCTGACTTCGGTCTCGCTCGGTCGGTGTCGTCGATGTATTCTGGGGGTGAAGACGGAGCGGACCCATGTTTGACGGATTACGTCGCCACACGATGGTACCGAGCGCCGGAAATACTCATCGCTAGTAAAAA TTACACAAAGGGTATAGACATGTGGTCCCTCGGTTGCATTTTAGGTGAGATGCTGACTGGAAAGCCTTTGTTTCCCGGAACGTCTACCGTGAACCAGATCGAGAGGATCATGGCTGCGCTACCGAGACCATCTTCTGAAG ACATTGGAGTTGTATGTAGCGGCTACGGATCATCACTGATCAAAGAGTTGGCATCGGCCAATTCGAGGAATGCGTCTCTGACTGCACAATTGTCATGTGCGCCAAAAGATGCATCCGAACTGGTCCAGCAATTGCTCGTGTTTAACCCAGCGAAAAGACTCAGTGCGGAAAGGGCCTTACATCATGAATATGTCTCCAA ATTTCACCGTGAAAAAGACGAACTGATTCTTCCATCAGACGTGTTGCTGCCTCTACGTGACGATAAGCAGATGTCTGTAGACGATTACAGAAATAAGCTGTACAGCATCATGGCGAAGGGGTTCCAGCATTGCAACGAACAGCCAAGGAAGACTTATTCTAG CAAGTCACAAATAATAGCAACGTCCACTAAGAGCAGGAGTTTCCAAGAAACATCCGATGTATCGAAATCTTATTCCAAGTCCAAGCTAAGCGTATCCGCTGACCAGAAACTCAGACCAAAGCCGAAGCCAACCGATAGACCATTGAAGGAGTTTAGATCGGACCAGACCATCGGGAAACCTATGAAAGCCACGAAGTATTTTGAGACCAGGGGCCATGAATGGCTGGATAATAGTCACGGGGATTACTTTCAAGTCGCGAGATCGAATCCGTCGGATATATTCTCAGGGGAGAAGAAAAATCTCCAGCAGAGAAGGAATTCCACGTCGTTCTCCACAATAACGATTGGTGACGGTTGCTATGGAAACCAGAAGCATGGAGTCATAACAGCCAGCGCTTTGATGGATTTGAGGACGAGTATCCGATGA